In the genome of Nitrospira sp. SG-bin1, one region contains:
- a CDS encoding DNA polymerase/3'-5' exonuclease PolX produces the protein MPQLTASEIAQLLREMGDRLALEGGNPFRARAYHRAAENLALSTLPLDQLIQEERLTEIPCVGESLARVITQLHETGHYSSLETKRSETPQGMLDMLRIPGLKPDRIKKLYEELGIKSLAELEEAAKSDRLTSAKGFGPAFQAKVLQGIEMSRRPQGRHLHRARAAINYAMAELERTHPYLTCITPAGEFRRGCELINTMALVAINPRLNRDHDTITAGDSLTVHVTSPQRYGITLLLATGSDQHIEALRAVAKQKGLILDGDGVRKGNRLLASKREEDIYDALDLPFIAPELRESGKEVVLALNGELPELVTDTDIRGILHAHTTESDGGDTLEDMAQATKDRGYAYLGLTDHSQTAHYAGGLKPAEVLTQQQHIDTLNKRFGSRFRIFKGIESDILPDGSLDYPDEILDSFDMVIASIHSQFRKDKAEQTERILKAIADPHTTILGHVTGRQLMRRPGYEVDMEKILKACAKHGVAIEINANPWRLDLDWRWCARGLELGCLFSINPDAHSTDEIDNVGWGVLMARKGAVPKDRVLNTLNLDQFAAHLAQRNTTLTSSARSIAAKPDRMDEHS, from the coding sequence ATGCCCCAGCTTACCGCTTCAGAAATCGCCCAGCTTCTCCGCGAGATGGGGGACCGCCTGGCGCTGGAAGGCGGAAACCCTTTCCGCGCCAGGGCCTATCACCGCGCCGCCGAAAACCTCGCCCTCAGCACCCTCCCGCTCGACCAGCTCATTCAAGAAGAGCGCCTCACGGAAATCCCCTGCGTCGGCGAATCGCTCGCCCGGGTCATCACTCAACTCCACGAGACCGGGCATTACTCCAGCCTTGAAACCAAGCGCTCGGAGACGCCGCAGGGCATGCTGGACATGCTCCGCATCCCCGGCCTCAAGCCTGACCGCATCAAGAAGCTCTACGAAGAACTCGGAATCAAATCGCTCGCAGAACTCGAAGAGGCCGCCAAATCGGATCGCCTCACATCCGCCAAAGGATTCGGTCCGGCCTTTCAGGCCAAGGTGCTGCAGGGGATCGAGATGAGCCGCCGCCCGCAGGGGCGCCATCTCCACCGCGCTAGAGCTGCGATCAACTATGCAATGGCCGAACTCGAACGCACGCATCCTTACCTCACGTGCATCACGCCCGCGGGGGAATTCCGCCGCGGCTGCGAGCTCATCAACACAATGGCGCTGGTCGCCATCAATCCGCGGCTCAACCGCGATCACGACACAATCACCGCTGGTGACAGCCTCACCGTCCATGTGACCAGTCCCCAGCGCTACGGCATCACACTCCTTCTCGCGACGGGCTCGGATCAGCACATCGAAGCCCTACGAGCGGTCGCCAAACAGAAAGGCCTCATTCTCGACGGCGACGGTGTCAGAAAAGGCAATCGCCTTCTTGCCAGCAAACGCGAGGAAGACATCTACGACGCGCTGGACCTGCCGTTCATTGCACCCGAGCTGCGCGAATCCGGCAAGGAAGTGGTTCTGGCGCTCAATGGTGAACTGCCCGAACTGGTTACAGACACAGACATTCGCGGCATCCTGCACGCCCATACGACGGAATCGGACGGCGGGGACACCCTCGAAGACATGGCGCAGGCCACCAAAGACCGCGGCTATGCCTATCTCGGGCTGACGGACCATTCGCAGACCGCGCATTATGCGGGAGGCTTAAAGCCCGCCGAAGTACTGACGCAGCAACAGCACATCGACACACTCAACAAACGCTTCGGCAGCAGATTCCGTATCTTCAAAGGCATCGAGTCCGACATTCTGCCGGACGGCTCGCTTGATTACCCCGACGAGATTCTCGACAGCTTCGACATGGTGATTGCCAGCATCCACAGTCAGTTCCGCAAGGACAAGGCCGAACAGACCGAACGCATCCTCAAAGCCATCGCCGACCCACACACCACCATTCTCGGCCACGTGACCGGACGGCAATTGATGAGACGCCCCGGCTACGAAGTAGACATGGAGAAGATTCTGAAAGCCTGCGCCAAACACGGCGTCGCCATCGAAATCAACGCCAACCCGTGGCGGCTCGATCTGGACTGGCGCTGGTGCGCGCGCGGTCTTGAGCTGGGCTGTCTGTTCAGCATCAATCCCGACGCCCATTCAACAGACGAGATCGACAATGTCGGGTGGGGCGTGCTGATGGCACGCAAGGGAGCGGTCCCGAAAGACCGTGTGCTCAATACCCTCAACCTCGATCAATTCGCCGCCCATCTCGCGCAGCGCAATACGACGCTCACAAGCAGCGCTCGAAGCATAGCTGCAAAGCCGGATAGAATGGACGAACACTCTTAG
- a CDS encoding peptide-methionine (R)-S-oxide reductase has translation MPPTIQIDPIVKITKTDEEWKKQLPPAAYRVLRHEDTERPFVNPLHENHQSGIYYCAGCDLPLFSSEHKFDSRTGWPSFWQPIDPRVIETRTDFKLFVPRTEVHCARCEGHQGHVFKDGPRPTGLRYCINGVALKFVAG, from the coding sequence ATGCCGCCGACGATTCAGATCGATCCTATCGTGAAAATCACGAAGACCGATGAAGAATGGAAGAAACAACTGCCCCCCGCCGCCTATCGTGTCCTGCGGCATGAGGATACGGAGAGACCCTTCGTCAATCCGCTGCACGAGAACCATCAATCCGGGATCTATTATTGCGCCGGTTGCGACCTACCGCTCTTTTCATCCGAGCACAAATTCGACAGCCGTACCGGTTGGCCCAGCTTTTGGCAGCCGATCGATCCGCGCGTGATCGAGACTCGAACTGATTTCAAACTTTTCGTGCCAAGAACGGAAGTGCATTGTGCGCGATGTGAAGGCCACCAAGGCCATGTGTTTAAGGATGGGCCGAGACCGACCGGTCTCCGTTATTGCATCAACGGTGTGGCATTGAAATTCGTGGCGGGCTGA
- a CDS encoding 2-hydroxy-3-oxopropionate reductase, with protein sequence MGANMARRLKERGYRIAAVYDRHTGAAESLASELGSETAASPADVAQASDIVITAVSDDAAMLRIYAEQDPTSLLAHAKSRLFINCATVTPVIHIDIERAVERHGGAALEACMASSITQARQGTLYLMCGGKRDAFDRARPILETLGTTVRYLGAAGEAAKVKALVNMVMNSNTAALAEGLGLGAALGIDLTLLREVFSQTGAASRVLETDGEDMQLRAHDCYFSATHAAKDSAIALDLAEQAGLSLPLAQAALSQYRRLIELGKGDLDKSAVAELTFADRHSTSKSQ encoded by the coding sequence ATGGGAGCCAATATGGCCAGGCGACTAAAAGAACGAGGATACCGGATCGCGGCCGTATACGATCGTCATACCGGAGCGGCGGAATCACTGGCATCCGAGCTAGGTTCCGAAACGGCCGCGTCACCGGCGGATGTCGCTCAGGCATCGGATATTGTCATTACCGCCGTGTCCGATGACGCGGCGATGCTGAGGATTTATGCGGAACAGGACCCCACGAGTCTACTAGCCCATGCGAAGAGCCGGCTCTTCATAAACTGCGCGACCGTCACGCCGGTGATTCACATCGACATCGAACGGGCTGTTGAACGGCACGGTGGGGCAGCTCTCGAAGCCTGCATGGCAAGCAGCATCACTCAGGCACGCCAGGGTACGCTCTATCTCATGTGCGGGGGCAAGCGCGACGCGTTCGACCGGGCTCGTCCTATCCTTGAGACTCTCGGCACGACGGTACGATATCTCGGCGCTGCCGGAGAGGCGGCGAAGGTCAAAGCCCTCGTGAACATGGTCATGAACAGCAATACCGCTGCATTGGCCGAAGGGTTAGGGCTGGGAGCGGCGCTGGGGATCGATCTGACTCTCCTGCGTGAGGTGTTCAGCCAAACCGGTGCTGCTTCGAGGGTATTGGAAACGGATGGAGAAGATATGCAGCTCCGTGCCCACGACTGTTACTTTTCGGCTACTCACGCCGCGAAGGACTCGGCTATCGCGCTCGACTTGGCTGAACAAGCCGGTCTCTCGCTTCCACTCGCACAGGCGGCGCTGAGCCAATATCGACGATTGATTGAATTGGGAAAGGGCGACTTGGATAAATCGGCGGTGGCCGAATTGACGTTCGCTGACCGCCACTCAACGTCCAAGTCGCAATAG
- a CDS encoding radical SAM protein, which yields MAHPRVLLVLPPLTQLNTPYPSTAYLTGFLQSRGIEAQQADLGIEMVLRLFSQEGLRHIFQQLRRKNSGLPKEAIRMLRMEQDYVAMIEPVVAFLQGKHPDAAAHLIHPGVLPQGPRFRNRRRFPQSVPVADRAKLWATFFLEDLADLVQVTITPHFALSRYAEHIGRSASSFDGIAAALAEPLSPTDEWLLNSFWDHFNRADPSLVGLSIPFPGNLYGAFLIAKTLKSRHPDLPVAIGGGYVNTELRRVADPRVFDYVDFITFDNGERPLLSLIEHLSDTRPRESLCRTMYREKDRIRYADDPSLRDFRLTDVGCPTYRGLALDRYLTILDSTNPMHRLWSEGHWNKLTVAHGCYWKQCTFCDIGLPYISRYEMNPTARLIRQIEQLIAETGRRGFHFVDEAAPPAALKSLALALLERNLDIAWWGNIRFEEAFTPDLCRLLAASGCIAVTAGLEAASDRLLNKMMKGITVDQTALVAAAFREAGILVHAYLMYGFPSETVQETIDSLERVRQLMAADMIQSAFWHRFTVTAHSPVGLSPTTHGVRILGPEFRGFAENDLLHHDNGGATPIWLGEGLRRSLLNYLERRGLDLDVREWFDYEVPTPHVSATWLGHLLKKRRVDDHGDLERRLVWLGRAVTRNPIGKQSQLTVVGSHKNHVVTLPESEARWLEQLIRDAIPREAFQTYPHMREACEQFPGKKLAFNAFLATASWKKIRETGLVLV from the coding sequence ATGGCTCACCCTCGCGTCCTGTTGGTCCTTCCTCCTTTGACTCAGCTGAACACTCCTTACCCCTCGACCGCCTATCTGACAGGGTTTCTTCAGTCCCGTGGAATCGAAGCACAGCAAGCCGATTTGGGCATCGAGATGGTGTTGCGTCTGTTCAGTCAGGAAGGACTCCGGCACATATTTCAACAGCTTCGTCGGAAAAATTCTGGGCTGCCGAAGGAAGCGATCCGCATGTTGAGGATGGAACAGGATTATGTAGCGATGATCGAACCTGTCGTCGCCTTTTTACAGGGCAAACATCCCGACGCTGCAGCTCATTTGATTCATCCGGGGGTGCTTCCGCAAGGACCTCGTTTTCGAAATCGCAGACGATTCCCGCAATCTGTACCTGTCGCGGACAGGGCCAAACTGTGGGCCACGTTCTTTCTTGAAGATCTCGCTGACCTGGTGCAAGTCACCATCACACCACACTTCGCCTTAAGCCGATATGCCGAGCATATCGGGCGCAGCGCCTCATCGTTTGATGGAATCGCCGCAGCACTGGCAGAACCTCTCAGTCCGACCGATGAATGGTTACTGAATTCATTTTGGGATCACTTCAATCGAGCCGACCCGTCACTCGTCGGCCTCTCCATACCGTTTCCTGGTAACCTCTATGGCGCATTCCTCATTGCAAAGACGCTCAAATCGCGCCACCCTGACCTACCTGTAGCCATCGGAGGCGGCTATGTGAATACGGAATTACGTCGCGTTGCCGACCCTCGGGTGTTTGATTATGTCGACTTCATTACATTCGACAACGGTGAACGGCCGCTCCTCTCCTTGATCGAACATCTGTCAGACACACGGCCCCGTGAATCTCTGTGCCGCACGATGTATCGGGAGAAAGATCGCATACGATATGCCGATGATCCGTCCTTACGCGACTTCAGGTTGACCGATGTCGGATGTCCGACCTATCGAGGCTTGGCACTGGATCGCTATCTCACCATTCTCGACAGCACCAATCCGATGCATCGTCTCTGGTCCGAAGGTCATTGGAATAAGCTCACCGTGGCACACGGTTGCTATTGGAAACAATGCACCTTCTGCGACATCGGGCTCCCCTACATCAGTCGGTACGAAATGAATCCGACCGCGCGGCTCATTCGGCAGATTGAACAACTGATCGCTGAGACTGGCCGACGCGGCTTTCATTTCGTCGACGAAGCCGCGCCTCCCGCCGCCCTGAAATCGCTCGCCCTTGCCTTGTTGGAGCGAAACCTCGATATCGCATGGTGGGGCAATATCCGTTTTGAAGAGGCGTTTACCCCGGATCTTTGCCGCCTTCTCGCCGCTTCCGGGTGTATCGCGGTGACGGCCGGTCTCGAAGCGGCATCCGACCGCCTTTTAAACAAAATGATGAAAGGCATCACCGTCGATCAGACCGCGTTGGTCGCCGCGGCGTTCAGAGAGGCAGGCATTCTGGTCCACGCGTATTTGATGTACGGATTTCCTTCCGAGACGGTCCAGGAAACCATCGACTCTTTGGAACGGGTTCGGCAACTGATGGCGGCGGACATGATTCAATCGGCCTTCTGGCATCGTTTCACCGTCACGGCTCACAGTCCGGTAGGCTTGAGTCCTACGACCCATGGCGTGCGCATTCTCGGACCTGAATTTCGAGGATTCGCGGAGAATGATCTGCTCCATCACGATAACGGAGGAGCAACACCAATCTGGCTCGGGGAAGGATTACGACGATCGCTCCTGAACTATCTTGAACGACGAGGACTCGACCTCGATGTCCGTGAGTGGTTCGACTATGAAGTCCCTACTCCTCACGTATCAGCCACATGGCTCGGACACTTGCTCAAGAAGCGCAGGGTAGATGACCATGGAGACTTAGAACGGCGTTTGGTCTGGCTGGGTAGAGCAGTGACTCGTAATCCGATCGGAAAGCAATCACAACTCACAGTTGTCGGCTCTCACAAGAATCATGTCGTCACGCTTCCGGAATCAGAAGCGAGATGGCTGGAGCAATTGATCAGAGACGCCATTCCAAGGGAGGCATTCCAGACCTATCCACATATGCGTGAGGCTTGTGAACAGTTTCCCGGCAAGAAGTTGGCGTTTAACGCCTTCCTGGCCACTGCTTCGTGGAAGAAGATCCGTGAGACTGGCCTCGTGCTCGTATAG
- a CDS encoding peroxidase has translation MAIRLGDDAPNFTAETTEGTINFHEWLGNSWGILFSHPKDYTPVCTTELGTVAKITPEFKKRGVKVIAVSVDPMDSHKGWINDINETQKTTMNYPIIADPDKKVATLYDMIHPNAIDNMTVRSVFIIGPDKKVKLTLTYPASCGRNFDELLRVIDSLQLTSKYKVATPANWKDGEDCIITPAVGDAEAKQLFPKGFTTVKPYLRYTPQPNK, from the coding sequence ATGGCAATACGACTGGGCGATGATGCTCCGAACTTTACGGCAGAAACGACAGAGGGCACGATTAATTTTCACGAGTGGCTGGGAAACAGTTGGGGGATTCTCTTTTCACACCCCAAAGACTACACTCCTGTGTGTACGACTGAATTGGGAACCGTGGCCAAAATCACGCCGGAGTTCAAGAAGCGGGGGGTCAAGGTGATTGCGGTCAGCGTGGATCCGATGGATTCTCACAAGGGATGGATCAACGATATCAATGAAACACAAAAGACGACGATGAATTACCCCATCATCGCCGATCCGGATAAGAAAGTCGCAACGTTGTACGACATGATCCATCCGAACGCGATCGACAATATGACGGTGCGTTCGGTCTTTATCATCGGTCCGGACAAGAAGGTCAAACTGACGCTGACCTATCCGGCCTCCTGTGGACGGAACTTCGATGAACTGTTGCGGGTCATCGATTCACTGCAACTCACGTCAAAATATAAGGTAGCCACTCCGGCGAACTGGAAAGATGGTGAAGATTGCATCATTACCCCCGCAGTGGGTGATGCGGAAGCGAAACAACTGTTTCCAAAAGGCTTCACGACAGTGAAACCATATCTCCGCTACACTCCCCAGCCGAACAAATAG